A window of Roseobacter fucihabitans genomic DNA:
TGGCAGGGCCAGCCCCGCCACAAGACCTGCGATCAGGCAGGCACGTGCATTGTCGGAGATCATCCATAGAAGTTGTTGCACCTTTGCTAACTCGGGGTTTGCCGCAGGTTTTCAGGCAACCAGGTTGCAATATCCGGGAACCAGATCAGCACGAAGACCATCAGGACCATGATCAGGAACATCGGCAGGGCGGCCTTGGTGATATAGCCCATTTCGTGGTTCGTCATACCTTGCAACACGAAGAGGTTGAACCCGATGGGGGGCGTGATCTGGGCCATTTCAACCACGACGACCACGAAGATACCAAACCAGATAAGGTCAATACCCGCCTCGCGCACCATCGGTTCCACCACAGCCATGGTAAGCACCACCGATGAAATTCCGTCCAGAAACATGCCCAGCAAGATGTAGAACACCAAAAGCGCCATCAGCAGTTGGAACCGCGTGAGTTCCATCGCCGCGATCCCATCCGCCAAGGCACGCGGCAACCCGGTGAACCCCATGGAGAGTTTGAGGAATGCAGCCCCGGCCAGGATCAGCGCGATCATCGCGGAGGTGCGCATCGCGCCCATCAGGCTATCGCGGAAAGACGTCGGGGTCAGCGATCCTTGGAACAGTGCCAGCAACAGCGCCCCGATCACACCAATGGCGGCGGCCTCGGTTGCGGTCGCATATCCCAGATACATTGAACCGATCACAACCGTGATCAGGGCAAAAACCGGGGCCAGAAATCGCGAATTACGGATCTTTTCGGCAAAGCTCATGCCCGTCTCGACGGTCGGATTCCAGTCCTTTGAGGTGAAGGACACAATCGCCACATAGGCCATGAACATCCCAGCCAGGATCAAGCCGGGAAAGACGCCGGCAAAGAA
This region includes:
- a CDS encoding TRAP transporter large permease; translated protein: MTELYAIVLFLVVLFLLLGTGVWVGLALMGVAWVGMELFTTRPVGDTMITTIWASSSSWTLTALPLFIWMGEILYRTRLSEDMFKGLSPWLARLPGGLVHTNIVACTVFAAVSGSSAATLTTVGKMSIPELRARKYPEKMVIGTLAGAATLGLMIPPSLALIVYGVTVNESITKLFFAGVFPGLILAGMFMAYVAIVSFTSKDWNPTVETGMSFAEKIRNSRFLAPVFALITVVIGSMYLGYATATEAAAIGVIGALLLALFQGSLTPTSFRDSLMGAMRTSAMIALILAGAAFLKLSMGFTGLPRALADGIAAMELTRFQLLMALLVFYILLGMFLDGISSVVLTMAVVEPMVREAGIDLIWFGIFVVVVVEMAQITPPIGFNLFVLQGMTNHEMGYITKAALPMFLIMVLMVFVLIWFPDIATWLPENLRQTPS